A single window of Luteipulveratus halotolerans DNA harbors:
- a CDS encoding ABC transporter ATP-binding protein: MTTTTRVGLSVHVARLVHIYRADGHDVAALSGVDLSIDAGSTLALLGPSGAGKSTLLSLIAGLERPTAGTITIGDERTDQLADGEMDRWRGDRVALVLQGGQRNLLPYLSVLDNIRMAQWGSVTGAAPDPDDLLEWVGVPDDIVHRKPAELTEAQAQLVALCVGAASGPGLLLADEPTASLAADATHQVIEALRRLNDSLGTTILTVTHDPVLAAAMDRTVTIRDGRVGAQAHDGVELAVVSPDGALPLPDDVLDELPPGTLLRVQRDDSSQHLRLVVEPWSGRGEGRP; the protein is encoded by the coding sequence ATGACGACCACGACGAGGGTGGGGCTGTCCGTGCACGTCGCGCGGCTCGTGCACATCTACCGCGCCGACGGGCACGACGTCGCGGCCCTGTCCGGTGTCGACCTGAGCATCGACGCCGGCAGCACGCTCGCCCTGCTCGGTCCGTCGGGTGCCGGCAAGTCGACCCTGCTGTCGCTCATCGCGGGCCTGGAACGGCCGACCGCCGGCACGATCACGATCGGCGACGAACGCACCGACCAGCTCGCTGACGGCGAGATGGACCGGTGGCGTGGCGACCGCGTCGCGCTGGTGCTGCAGGGCGGGCAGCGCAACCTGCTGCCCTATCTCTCGGTGCTCGACAACATCCGCATGGCCCAGTGGGGTTCGGTGACGGGTGCGGCCCCCGACCCGGACGACCTGCTGGAGTGGGTCGGCGTCCCCGACGACATCGTCCACCGCAAGCCGGCCGAGCTCACCGAGGCTCAGGCGCAGCTGGTCGCCCTGTGCGTCGGCGCGGCGTCCGGGCCGGGGCTGCTCCTCGCGGACGAGCCGACCGCATCGCTCGCCGCCGACGCCACCCACCAGGTCATCGAGGCCCTCCGGCGGCTCAACGACAGCCTCGGTACGACGATCCTCACCGTCACGCACGACCCCGTCCTCGCGGCGGCGATGGACCGTACGGTCACGATCCGCGACGGTCGCGTCGGTGCACAGGCCCACGACGGTGTCGAGCTGGCGGTCGTCTCGCCCGACGGTGCACTGCCGCTGCCGGACGACGTCCTGGATGAGCTGCCGCCCGGCACGCTGCTGCGGGTGCAGCGCGACGACTCCAGCCAGCACCTGCGCCTGGTCGTCGAGCCCTGGAGCGGACGCGGAGAGGGACGCCCATGA
- a CDS encoding ABC transporter ATP-binding protein, with protein MLEIDQLTRRFGDKVAVDAVSFDVPDGQLTGFVGGNGAGKTTTMRMIMGVLAAHGGEVRWQGDPVTAADRRGFGYMPEERGLYPKQPIHDQLVYLARLQGRSASDASAAATALLDRFDLGERRTDKLESLSLGNQQRVQIAAAVIGEPDVLILDEPFSGLDPAAVDSMVEVLREYTVRGVPVLFSSHQLDLVERLCDGLVVLSRGRVVAQGTSEGLRRTGTTRHRLVVSGDAGWVRGLSGVTVVDVDGPSALLELTSATTDEVLAEALRRGGVRELVEVTPSIADIYRKVTA; from the coding sequence GTGCTTGAGATCGACCAGCTGACAAGGCGTTTCGGCGACAAGGTCGCCGTCGATGCCGTGTCGTTCGACGTGCCGGACGGGCAGCTGACCGGCTTCGTCGGCGGCAACGGTGCCGGCAAGACCACGACGATGCGCATGATCATGGGAGTCCTCGCGGCTCACGGGGGCGAGGTCCGCTGGCAGGGCGACCCGGTCACCGCGGCCGACCGGCGAGGCTTCGGCTACATGCCGGAGGAGCGCGGTCTCTACCCGAAGCAGCCGATCCATGACCAGCTCGTGTATCTCGCTCGCCTGCAAGGGCGTTCGGCCTCGGACGCGAGCGCGGCGGCCACGGCGCTGCTCGACCGGTTCGACCTCGGTGAACGCCGCACCGACAAGCTCGAGTCGCTCTCGCTGGGCAACCAGCAGCGTGTCCAGATCGCGGCTGCCGTCATCGGTGAGCCGGACGTGCTGATCCTGGACGAGCCGTTCTCCGGCCTCGATCCGGCCGCTGTCGACTCGATGGTCGAGGTGCTGCGCGAGTACACCGTGCGCGGCGTACCCGTGCTCTTCTCCTCGCACCAGCTCGACCTCGTCGAACGGCTCTGCGACGGGCTGGTCGTCCTCAGCCGTGGTCGCGTCGTCGCGCAGGGCACGTCCGAGGGGCTGCGTCGTACGGGTACGACGCGGCACCGCCTGGTGGTGTCGGGGGACGCCGGATGGGTCAGGGGGCTCTCCGGCGTCACCGTGGTCGACGTCGACGGCCCGAGCGCGCTGCTCGAGCTGACGTCGGCCACGACCGACGAGGTCCTCGCCGAGGCGCTGCGCCGTGGCGGTGTGCGCGAGCTCGTCGAGGTCACGCCGTCCATCGCCGACATCTACCGCAAGGTCACCGCATGA
- a CDS encoding TrmH family RNA methyltransferase: MAELVITSPSNPRLKALVALRRRRTREQEGLTLLEGYDELALALDAGVVPRTLFSCPELMLDPGLQDDVVRRVAALGAETVRLSRAAFEKVAYREGPDGFLAVVPSIDRTPRELDLPAEPLLLVAEGVEKPGNLGAMLRTADAAGADAVIAADPVTDWGNPNVVRGSKGTVFSMPVASAPTADTLTWLAERGVPLLAATPDTETLHTDVDLTGPVAIAVGTEKYGLTDAVLDAATHRVRIPMAGLVNSLNVATSAAILLYEAVRQRAIR; encoded by the coding sequence ATGGCTGAGCTCGTCATCACCTCCCCGTCCAACCCCCGTCTCAAGGCGCTCGTCGCGCTGCGCCGTCGTCGTACCCGTGAGCAGGAGGGCCTCACCCTCCTCGAGGGGTACGACGAGCTCGCCCTCGCGCTCGACGCCGGTGTGGTGCCCCGCACCTTGTTCTCCTGCCCCGAGCTGATGCTCGACCCGGGGCTGCAGGACGACGTCGTACGCCGGGTGGCCGCCCTGGGGGCCGAGACCGTCCGGCTGTCGCGGGCGGCGTTCGAGAAGGTCGCCTACCGCGAGGGACCGGACGGCTTCCTCGCCGTCGTGCCGTCGATCGACCGCACGCCCCGTGAGCTCGACCTGCCCGCCGAACCGCTGCTGCTCGTGGCCGAGGGCGTCGAGAAGCCCGGCAACCTCGGCGCCATGCTGCGCACCGCCGACGCGGCCGGAGCCGACGCGGTCATCGCCGCCGACCCGGTCACCGACTGGGGCAACCCCAACGTCGTCCGCGGCAGCAAGGGCACGGTGTTCTCCATGCCGGTGGCGAGCGCCCCGACCGCCGACACCCTGACGTGGCTGGCCGAGCGCGGCGTCCCCCTGCTCGCGGCCACGCCCGACACCGAGACGCTGCACACCGACGTCGACCTCACCGGGCCGGTCGCGATCGCCGTCGGCACCGAGAAGTACGGCCTCACCGACGCCGTTCTCGACGCCGCCACCCACCGCGTACGCATCCCGATGGCGGGCCTGGTCAACTCGTTGAATGTGGCCACATCGGCCGCGATTCTGCTGTACGAGGCGGTTCGCCAGCGCGCTATCAGATGA
- a CDS encoding sensor histidine kinase: MRHGGARFFALGDSWRRPLPERWLRQDLLTAAAFLLLAAIGLETARSMAVLVTGKPVWVEYAALVSTAVVIVWRRRFPLTAMALVAAAMFCTGVFMPELMLQFTPQILYLFGFYSGMAWGAPRGRALVVTGLMVLFMFGWLAWQFVWGDSWDEMRSRPDVGLLGAGVASVVYTFVTNAVFFGGAMAAGQMAWRTARQRAALQEQAEKIEAQSLELQQQATLDERLRIARELHDVVAHHVAVIGIQAGAARKTLDRRPEMAAGALQQVEDSAREAVGEMRSLLGTLRADDDDRAPQPTVRDIPALVDEVRSRGLRVSYAEVEASPGMLAEVPSVVGLSLYRTVQEALSNIRRHSTADSARVVLRALDEADGAYAEVEVLDDGDPRGGTGGSGLGLVGMRERIIAQGGLGDIGPRETGGYRVRVRLPLTVRS, encoded by the coding sequence GTGCGACATGGTGGGGCGCGGTTCTTCGCGCTGGGTGACAGCTGGCGGCGTCCGCTGCCCGAACGCTGGCTGAGGCAGGACCTCCTCACGGCCGCGGCGTTCCTGCTGCTCGCGGCGATCGGCCTCGAGACGGCACGCAGCATGGCGGTGCTCGTCACGGGCAAGCCGGTCTGGGTCGAGTACGCCGCACTGGTGTCGACCGCGGTCGTGATCGTCTGGCGCAGGCGCTTCCCGCTGACCGCGATGGCGTTGGTGGCGGCGGCGATGTTCTGCACGGGTGTGTTCATGCCGGAGCTGATGCTCCAGTTCACCCCGCAGATCCTCTACCTGTTCGGGTTCTACTCGGGTATGGCGTGGGGTGCTCCGCGCGGTCGAGCGCTGGTCGTCACCGGGCTGATGGTCCTGTTCATGTTCGGCTGGCTGGCCTGGCAGTTCGTGTGGGGCGACTCGTGGGACGAGATGCGTTCTCGCCCCGACGTGGGCCTGCTCGGCGCGGGAGTGGCGAGCGTCGTCTACACCTTCGTCACCAACGCCGTCTTCTTCGGCGGCGCGATGGCGGCCGGTCAGATGGCCTGGCGCACCGCGCGGCAGCGCGCCGCGCTGCAGGAGCAGGCCGAGAAGATCGAGGCTCAGTCGCTGGAGCTGCAGCAGCAGGCGACGCTCGACGAACGCCTGCGCATCGCCCGCGAGCTGCACGACGTGGTCGCGCACCACGTCGCGGTCATCGGCATCCAGGCCGGGGCGGCACGCAAGACGCTCGACCGGCGTCCGGAGATGGCCGCGGGCGCGTTGCAGCAGGTCGAGGACTCCGCGCGGGAGGCCGTCGGCGAGATGCGCTCGCTGCTCGGCACGCTGCGCGCGGACGACGACGACCGCGCACCGCAGCCGACCGTACGAGACATCCCGGCCCTGGTGGACGAGGTGCGGTCGCGCGGGCTGCGGGTCTCGTACGCCGAGGTCGAGGCGAGCCCGGGGATGCTCGCAGAGGTGCCGTCGGTGGTGGGGCTGTCGCTCTACCGCACGGTGCAGGAGGCGCTGTCCAACATCCGCCGTCACTCCACGGCCGACAGCGCGCGGGTGGTGCTGCGGGCGCTGGACGAGGCGGACGGCGCGTACGCCGAGGTCGAGGTGCTCGACGACGGCGACCCGCGCGGCGGCACCGGTGGCAGCGGCCTCGGTCTGGTCGGCATGCGCGAACGCATCATCGCCCAGGGCGGTCTGGGTGACATCGGGCCGCGCGAGACCGGTGGCTACCGTGTCCGGGTGCGACTTCCGCTGACGGTCCGATCGTGA
- the serS gene encoding serine--tRNA ligase — protein sequence MIDIKLLRDHPDLVRASQRSRGADEGLVDAALSADEVRRSSLQEFEAARGQQKSVSKNVGAAMGALNAAKKKGEPTDDLEKAAQQARDDATALSTRVKELEQASSDASRAFEKALKQIDNIVIDGVPPGGEDDFVELEKVGEPTTFDFEPLDHLALGERLGAIDMERGAKVGGSRFYFLTGVGARLELAMLNMAIAQAVEHGFTPMITPTLVRPEIMDGTGYLDAHEDVYHLPADDLYLVGTSEVALAGYHKDEILDLSDGPRRYAGWSSCYRREAGSHGKDTRGIIRVHQFQKVEMFVYCKPEDAEAEHQRLLGWERDMLGKMELPYRIIDTAAGDLGGSAARKFDCEAWVPTQGRYRELTSTSNCTTYQARRLGVRQRVEGGKTEPVATLNGTLATTRWLVAILENHQQADGSVRVPEALQPFLGLDVLKPL from the coding sequence GTGATCGACATCAAGCTGCTTCGTGACCACCCCGACCTGGTGCGCGCCAGCCAGCGCTCCCGCGGGGCCGACGAGGGCCTCGTGGACGCGGCCCTGAGCGCGGACGAGGTGCGGCGGTCGTCTCTGCAGGAGTTCGAGGCCGCCCGTGGCCAGCAGAAGTCGGTCAGCAAGAACGTCGGTGCCGCGATGGGCGCGCTCAACGCCGCCAAGAAGAAGGGCGAGCCGACCGACGACCTCGAGAAGGCCGCCCAGCAGGCCCGCGACGACGCGACGGCCCTGAGCACCCGGGTCAAGGAGCTCGAGCAGGCCTCGTCCGACGCGAGCCGCGCCTTCGAGAAGGCTCTCAAGCAGATCGACAACATCGTCATCGACGGTGTCCCGCCGGGCGGTGAGGACGACTTCGTCGAGCTCGAGAAGGTCGGTGAGCCGACGACGTTCGACTTCGAGCCGTTGGACCACCTCGCGCTCGGCGAGCGCCTCGGCGCCATCGACATGGAGCGCGGCGCCAAGGTCGGGGGCTCGCGGTTCTACTTCCTCACCGGTGTCGGCGCCCGCCTCGAGCTGGCGATGCTCAACATGGCGATCGCGCAGGCGGTCGAGCACGGGTTCACGCCGATGATCACGCCGACGCTCGTGCGGCCCGAGATCATGGACGGCACCGGCTACCTCGACGCGCACGAGGACGTCTACCACCTGCCCGCAGACGACCTCTACCTCGTCGGCACCTCCGAGGTCGCGCTCGCCGGCTATCACAAGGACGAGATCCTCGACCTGTCCGACGGCCCGCGCCGCTACGCCGGCTGGTCGTCCTGCTACCGCCGCGAGGCCGGTTCGCACGGCAAGGACACCCGCGGCATCATCCGCGTCCACCAGTTCCAGAAGGTGGAGATGTTCGTCTACTGCAAGCCCGAGGACGCCGAGGCCGAGCACCAGCGGCTGCTCGGCTGGGAGCGCGACATGCTCGGCAAGATGGAGCTCCCGTACCGCATCATCGACACCGCGGCCGGTGACCTCGGTGGCTCGGCGGCGCGCAAGTTCGACTGCGAGGCGTGGGTGCCGACGCAGGGCCGCTACCGCGAGCTCACCTCGACCTCGAACTGCACGACCTACCAGGCCCGCCGGCTGGGCGTGCGGCAGCGCGTCGAGGGCGGCAAGACCGAGCCCGTCGCCACGCTCAACGGCACGCTTGCGACCACCCGTTGGCTGGTCGCGATCCTCGAGAACCACCAGCAGGCCGACGGTTCCGTGCGGGTGCCCGAGGCGCTGCAGCCGTTCCTCGGACTGGACGTCCTCAAGCCCCTCTGA
- a CDS encoding SRPBCC family protein: MAHFRFASSYDLDAPAGRVFAALSHPDEWDRWWPQIRTIIRYDDASGLVVIRSVLPVTLRVVISREVVDPAGGELRAGLSGDLTGWARFVVRPLPVGAHVAYAQECTVSKRGLSRVSGALRPVLVANHAVMMRAGMRGLASYAHSPGEM; the protein is encoded by the coding sequence GTGGCGCACTTCCGGTTCGCGTCCTCGTACGACCTCGACGCGCCGGCCGGACGAGTGTTCGCAGCGCTGAGCCACCCCGATGAGTGGGACCGCTGGTGGCCGCAGATCCGCACGATCATCCGGTACGACGACGCCTCGGGTCTGGTGGTCATCCGCAGCGTGCTCCCGGTGACGTTGCGGGTGGTCATCAGCCGTGAGGTCGTCGACCCTGCCGGCGGTGAGCTGCGAGCCGGGTTGTCGGGCGACCTGACCGGCTGGGCGCGCTTCGTCGTACGACCCTTGCCGGTGGGTGCGCACGTCGCCTACGCGCAGGAGTGCACGGTCAGCAAGCGCGGGCTCAGTCGGGTCTCGGGCGCGCTGCGACCGGTGCTCGTCGCCAACCACGCGGTGATGATGCGCGCAGGGATGCGCGGCCTCGCGTCGTACGCCCACTCACCAGGCGAAATGTGA
- a CDS encoding HAD family hydrolase, with protein MSLLIALDIDGTTVHHDGHLTDAVRDSVRAVADAGHHVVLATGRSVIATIPIAEKLGLSTGFAVCSNGAITLRLGSDLPDGYEIIEAVTFDPKPALTLLRGSWPDAVVAVEDVGVGFKVSAPFPDGELMGDQRVVPWDELVGHPATRVTFRSPTGSAEDFMELTERIGLHGVNYAVGFTAWLDINPEGVSKGSALEQVRRSLGVEPADTVAVGDQRNDIEMLRWAARGVAMGQAPAEVQDIADEVTETVDNDGLALVLRTLV; from the coding sequence GTGTCCCTGCTGATCGCACTCGACATCGACGGCACCACCGTGCACCACGACGGCCACCTGACCGACGCGGTCCGCGACAGCGTGCGCGCCGTCGCCGACGCAGGTCATCACGTCGTGCTGGCCACAGGCCGCTCCGTGATCGCCACCATCCCGATCGCCGAAAAGCTCGGCCTCTCAACGGGTTTCGCGGTCTGCTCCAACGGCGCGATCACGTTGCGTCTGGGCTCCGACCTGCCCGACGGCTACGAGATCATCGAGGCCGTCACGTTCGACCCGAAGCCGGCGCTCACGCTGCTGCGCGGCTCCTGGCCCGATGCGGTCGTGGCCGTCGAGGACGTCGGCGTCGGGTTCAAGGTCAGCGCGCCCTTCCCCGACGGCGAGCTCATGGGCGACCAGCGGGTGGTGCCCTGGGACGAGCTCGTGGGCCACCCGGCGACGCGCGTGACGTTCCGGTCGCCGACGGGCAGCGCCGAGGACTTCATGGAGCTCACCGAGCGCATCGGCCTGCACGGCGTCAACTACGCGGTCGGCTTCACCGCCTGGCTCGACATCAACCCCGAGGGCGTGTCCAAGGGCTCGGCCCTGGAGCAGGTACGCCGCAGCCTGGGCGTCGAGCCGGCCGACACCGTCGCGGTCGGCGACCAGCGCAACGACATCGAGATGCTGCGCTGGGCCGCGCGCGGCGTCGCGATGGGCCAGGCACCTGCTGAGGTGCAGGACATCGCCGACGAGGTCACCGAGACGGTCGACAACGACGGCCTCGCGCTCGTCCTGCGCACGCTCGTCTGA
- a CDS encoding diacylglycerol/lipid kinase family protein: MKRGAVIVNPSKTRDLHRLRYDLSAVFQGFGWAEPLWYETTLEDPGIGQGRAALAEGVDMVCPLGGDGTVRCVATALRGSGVPMGLLAAGTGNLLARNLGLPFRRYTDGLRVALSGRDLSIDVGTVQIDRDGTGTAVEDHCFLVMAGHGLDADMLGGTPETLKAKIGWMAYVVAGTKHLRAKPVETQVHVDGQLARSGPATTVMVGNCGQLTGGVRLMPQARVDDGLLNGVVLSAGRPSEWTRLVAHVLSTKMTDTMEVSHLIGQEFSVRSTEARSVELDGDLLGETVGLTVGVDRRSLIIRVP, translated from the coding sequence GTGAAGCGCGGTGCGGTCATCGTCAACCCTTCCAAGACGCGCGACCTGCATCGTCTGCGCTACGACCTGAGCGCGGTCTTCCAGGGCTTCGGCTGGGCCGAACCCCTCTGGTACGAGACGACTCTCGAGGACCCCGGCATCGGTCAGGGCCGCGCCGCACTCGCCGAGGGCGTCGACATGGTGTGCCCGCTCGGAGGCGACGGCACGGTCCGCTGTGTGGCCACGGCCCTGCGCGGCAGCGGCGTCCCCATGGGCCTGCTCGCCGCCGGCACCGGCAACCTCCTCGCCCGCAACCTCGGCCTGCCGTTCCGCCGCTACACCGACGGCCTGCGCGTCGCGCTCAGCGGTCGCGACCTGTCGATCGACGTGGGCACCGTCCAGATCGACCGCGACGGCACGGGCACCGCGGTCGAGGACCACTGCTTCTTGGTGATGGCCGGTCACGGCCTGGACGCCGACATGCTCGGCGGCACACCCGAGACGCTCAAGGCCAAGATCGGCTGGATGGCCTACGTCGTCGCCGGCACCAAGCACCTGCGTGCCAAGCCCGTCGAGACGCAGGTCCACGTCGACGGCCAGCTCGCGCGTTCGGGTCCGGCGACCACGGTCATGGTCGGCAACTGCGGCCAGCTCACCGGCGGCGTACGCCTGATGCCCCAGGCCCGCGTCGACGACGGGCTCCTCAACGGCGTGGTCCTGTCGGCCGGTCGCCCGAGCGAGTGGACGCGGCTGGTCGCGCACGTGCTCAGCACCAAGATGACCGACACGATGGAGGTCAGCCACCTCATCGGTCAGGAGTTCAGCGTCCGATCGACCGAGGCGCGCAGTGTCGAGCTCGACGGTGACCTGCTCGGCGAGACGGTGGGGCTGACGGTCGGTGTCGACCGCCGTTCGTTGATCATCCGGGTGCCCTGA
- a CDS encoding ATP-binding cassette domain-containing protein — protein MIELHDVELLDDGRRLTDRPVTLQVRPGRFTAIVGSADVAKTELLRVIAGERRPDAGSVAGAPAGGEAVWIPQGNHLSLALTALENVAVPLIAAGIEGPTAAAHAQEVLEAVGLGESQGHLVEELSGGQQQRVAIARGLAHLSAYLFADEPTTALDAGNRRKMLHLLAERAAHGVAVVVTTNDPDSLAGVADDVLTLD, from the coding sequence ATGATCGAGCTGCACGACGTCGAGCTGCTCGACGACGGCCGGAGGCTCACCGACCGCCCGGTGACGCTCCAGGTCCGACCGGGGCGCTTCACCGCGATCGTCGGGTCGGCCGACGTCGCCAAGACCGAGCTGCTGCGTGTCATCGCCGGCGAACGCCGACCGGACGCCGGTTCGGTGGCCGGGGCACCTGCCGGTGGGGAGGCCGTGTGGATCCCGCAGGGCAACCACCTGAGCCTCGCGCTCACCGCGCTCGAGAACGTCGCGGTCCCGTTGATAGCCGCTGGGATCGAGGGCCCGACCGCGGCCGCGCACGCGCAGGAGGTGCTGGAGGCGGTCGGGCTCGGCGAGTCGCAGGGCCACCTGGTCGAGGAGCTCTCGGGCGGTCAGCAGCAACGCGTCGCGATCGCCCGTGGTCTGGCCCACCTGAGCGCCTACCTGTTCGCCGACGAGCCGACGACCGCACTCGACGCCGGCAACCGGCGCAAGATGCTGCACCTGCTCGCCGAGCGGGCGGCCCACGGCGTCGCGGTCGTCGTCACCACCAACGACCCCGACTCGCTCGCCGGCGTCGCCGACGACGTCCTCACCCTCGACTGA
- a CDS encoding uracil-DNA glycosylase, with amino-acid sequence MSGEPHPITGDLFDSPVAPGTGWPGEPGTAATPVARDVDDVRRLAASADDVATLDARVSVCRACPRLVAWREEVAREGRRAAFKDQPYWGRPGPGFGDPDARALIVGLAPAANGTNRTGRMFTGDRSGDWIYAALHRTGFANQPTSEHAGDGLALTGVRIVPAVHCAPPANKPTPAERTTCGHWLDRDLQLAEPHLDAIMTLGAIGWDAVIAAARRVRWEVPRPKPRFGHGVEVELRSAYGPVRLLGCYHVSPHNTFTGRLTEDMLDAVLRRLRG; translated from the coding sequence ATGAGCGGTGAGCCGCATCCGATCACGGGCGACCTGTTCGACTCGCCCGTCGCGCCCGGTACGGGTTGGCCGGGCGAACCCGGTACTGCCGCAACGCCGGTCGCGCGCGACGTCGACGACGTACGCCGGCTCGCGGCCTCAGCGGACGACGTCGCCACACTCGACGCCCGGGTCTCGGTCTGTCGAGCGTGCCCACGCCTGGTCGCGTGGCGTGAGGAGGTCGCGCGCGAAGGACGACGGGCGGCGTTCAAGGACCAGCCCTACTGGGGCAGGCCCGGCCCAGGCTTCGGCGACCCCGATGCGCGTGCACTCATCGTCGGCCTCGCGCCAGCAGCCAACGGCACCAACCGAACTGGCCGCATGTTCACCGGCGACCGGTCAGGCGACTGGATCTATGCGGCCCTGCACCGCACGGGGTTCGCCAACCAGCCGACCTCGGAGCACGCGGGCGACGGACTCGCGCTCACCGGCGTACGCATCGTCCCGGCAGTGCACTGCGCGCCACCCGCCAACAAGCCGACGCCCGCCGAGCGCACGACCTGCGGCCACTGGCTCGACCGCGATCTGCAGCTCGCCGAACCCCACCTAGACGCGATCATGACGCTCGGCGCCATCGGCTGGGACGCCGTGATCGCGGCGGCGAGGCGCGTCCGCTGGGAGGTGCCGCGACCCAAGCCCAGGTTCGGGCACGGCGTCGAGGTCGAGCTGCGGTCGGCGTACGGCCCGGTGCGCCTGCTGGGCTGCTATCACGTGAGCCCGCACAACACGTTCACCGGACGACTCACCGAGGACATGCTCGACGCTGTGCTGCGCCGACTGCGCGGCTGA
- a CDS encoding response regulator yields MMLGVEDDIEVVGEASDGAEAVTLARRLQPDVILMDVQMPVMDGIEATATIVREDIGKVIILTTFDRDDYLFDGLRAGASGYLLKNTDPDDLADAVRAVGHGHALLAPEVTRRVISQLDTVPSSPQAAQRDSRLDLLTAREREVLGLMARGLSNSEIAGELYLGEATVKTHVSSVLSKLHLRDRVQAVVLAYETGLILPGE; encoded by the coding sequence ATGATGCTGGGCGTCGAGGACGACATCGAGGTCGTGGGCGAGGCGTCCGACGGCGCCGAGGCCGTGACGCTGGCCCGCCGGCTGCAGCCCGACGTCATCCTGATGGACGTGCAGATGCCCGTCATGGACGGCATCGAGGCGACCGCCACGATCGTGCGCGAGGACATCGGCAAGGTCATCATCCTCACGACGTTCGACCGCGACGACTACCTCTTCGACGGCCTGCGAGCGGGCGCGAGCGGCTACCTGCTCAAGAACACCGACCCCGACGACCTCGCCGATGCCGTACGAGCGGTCGGCCACGGGCACGCGCTGCTGGCTCCTGAGGTGACGCGTCGGGTGATCTCCCAGCTCGACACCGTTCCGTCGAGTCCGCAAGCAGCACAACGCGATTCGCGTCTCGACCTGCTGACCGCGCGCGAGCGGGAGGTGCTCGGACTCATGGCCCGCGGACTGTCCAACTCCGAGATCGCCGGCGAGCTCTACCTCGGCGAGGCGACGGTCAAGACCCACGTGTCGTCCGTGCTGTCCAAGCTGCACCTGCGCGACCGCGTCCAGGCCGTCGTGCTCGCCTACGAGACCGGCCTCATCCTTCCGGGGGAGTGA
- a CDS encoding ABC transporter permease, which produces MSTPTQERQVTTREPAKGVWRIVAGRELAVKLRDRNFLISTGVTLLAIVVSMVVSGWLGGRAETVDLAVAGDGSAQVVQVAQQGADARDANLTLRPHQVADVAAVEKQVRDGDADAGLVRTGTGWQLIGDTDENDDLSTYVGTAAAQLAVQRNAAAAGTTMEQLQQGGSVSYRLLDDSGRDPSMVKVVGFVFAFLFYLSSILFGMAIAQSVVEEKQNRIVEILASAIPLRQLLIGKILGNTALAFAQLALFVGAGLIGMAAMGQGSDLAAVAGAAGWFVVFFVLGFLALAALWAVAGSLATRNEDLQSTSTPLSMLLMIVMLAGIFATGTVQVVASYVPMLSIVAMPTRMVAGTASWWEPIVSLVLLAATAAVIVVLAETVYRRSLMQTQGRMTMRQALRSSD; this is translated from the coding sequence ATGAGCACGCCGACGCAGGAGCGCCAGGTGACGACCCGCGAACCCGCGAAGGGCGTCTGGCGCATCGTCGCGGGCCGCGAGCTCGCGGTGAAGCTGCGGGATCGCAACTTCCTGATCTCGACCGGCGTCACGCTGCTGGCCATCGTCGTGTCGATGGTCGTCAGCGGCTGGCTCGGAGGACGTGCCGAGACGGTCGACCTCGCGGTGGCGGGCGACGGCTCGGCGCAGGTCGTCCAGGTCGCGCAGCAGGGCGCCGACGCCCGGGACGCCAACCTGACGCTGAGGCCCCACCAGGTCGCCGACGTAGCAGCCGTCGAGAAACAGGTCCGTGACGGCGACGCGGACGCCGGGCTGGTGCGTACGGGCACCGGGTGGCAGCTCATCGGCGACACCGACGAGAACGACGACCTGTCGACGTACGTCGGCACCGCCGCCGCTCAGCTCGCCGTCCAGCGCAACGCCGCGGCGGCCGGTACGACGATGGAGCAGCTCCAGCAGGGCGGCTCGGTGTCGTACCGCCTCCTGGACGACAGCGGCCGGGACCCGAGCATGGTCAAGGTCGTGGGCTTCGTGTTCGCGTTCTTGTTCTACCTGTCGTCGATCCTGTTCGGGATGGCGATCGCGCAGAGCGTGGTCGAGGAGAAGCAGAACCGCATCGTCGAGATCCTGGCCAGCGCGATCCCGTTGCGGCAGCTGCTGATCGGCAAGATCCTCGGCAACACGGCGCTGGCGTTCGCGCAGCTGGCGCTGTTCGTCGGCGCCGGCCTGATCGGGATGGCCGCAATGGGCCAGGGCTCGGACCTCGCGGCCGTCGCGGGTGCGGCCGGCTGGTTCGTCGTGTTCTTCGTGCTCGGGTTCCTCGCGCTGGCGGCGCTGTGGGCGGTCGCGGGATCGCTCGCCACGCGCAACGAGGACCTCCAGTCGACGTCGACACCGCTGTCGATGCTGCTGATGATCGTGATGCTCGCCGGCATCTTCGCGACGGGCACGGTCCAGGTCGTGGCGTCGTACGTGCCGATGCTGTCGATCGTGGCGATGCCGACCCGCATGGTCGCGGGGACAGCGTCCTGGTGGGAGCCGATCGTCTCGCTGGTGCTGCTGGCAGCCACCGCAGCCGTGATCGTGGTCCTCGCCGAGACGGTCTACCGGCGGTCGCTGATGCAGACGCAGGGTCGGATGACGATGCGTCAGGCGCTGCGCTCGAGCGACTGA